The following are from one region of the Salmo trutta chromosome 22, fSalTru1.1, whole genome shotgun sequence genome:
- the LOC115158751 gene encoding interferon-induced protein with tetratricopeptide repeats 2 produces the protein MNPAQTALKTKLEELECHFTWGLEVSRYKLLIHRDHLEDIGSDESFPWLGQMYNLWAYIHHTLDSTDAALQCLSKAEEAFHLNSPSDTMGPWQLVHYGNLAWVHYHLDNLAASQRCVTKVEELLRDYPLPSQGELHPEVCVEKAWTLMKFDQDKRLKAIDYFQMAIRMEPERKEWQSSHALALDSVYYFHPNNQQKESEVLEELRLAKEHDPDNLYVASIYLLRLGRSGQVRREEAQQLAQQILKKPVSCYSGLRPLLQFYRTYLSHNEAIDLADEALERHPNVRYLKKQLANSYRWKIFSKEDSPRRQSMCDRAISLYTDVISLYPETSLKVKLELASIYAESDIDRTELANQIYENLLSSEQDPYELQMLYFHYATYKNFHIQDRNASIDYHKKAAEIPNPNKYGKKSFNILRKIEQRGRNRRCAEILEFLENLSSHNE, from the exons ATGAA CCCTGCTCAGACCGCCCTCAAGACTAAACTGGAAGAGCTGGAGTGTCACTTCACCTGGGGACTGGAAGTCAGCAGGTACAAGCTGCTCATTCACAGAGATCACCTGGAGGACATTGGCAGTGACGAGAGCTTTCCATGGCTGGGTCAGATGTACAACTTGTGGGCTTACATACACCACACCCTGGACTCCACTGACGCAGCCCTGCAGTGCCTCAGTAAGGCAGAGGAGGCCTTTCACCTAAACAGTCCTTCAGACACGATGGGTCCTTGGCAGCTGGTCCATTATGGGAACCTAGCCTGGGTGCACTATCACCTGGATAACCTGGCGGCGAGCCAGCGGTGCGTGACAAAGGTTGAGGAACTGCTACGAGATTACCCCTTGCCTTCCCAGGGAGAACTGCACCCTGAGGTGTGTGTTGAAAAGGCCTGGACCCTCATGAAGTTTGACCAGGACAAAAGACTGAAAGCAATAGATTACTTTCAAATGGCTATTAGGATGGAACCTGAGAGAAAGGAGTGGCAATCAAGCCATGCCTTGGCCTTAGACTCAGTCTACTATTTTCATCCAAACAACCAACAGAAGGAGTCTGAGGTTCTAGAGGAGCTGAGACTTGCCAAGGAACACGATCCAGACAACTTGTATGTCGCAAGTATCTATCTGTTAAGACTTGGCCGGAGTGGCCAGGTGAGAAGGGAGGAAGCGCAACAGCTAGCGCAGCAAATTTTAAAGAAGCCTGTCAGTTGCTACAGTGGTCTTAGACCCTTACTTCAGTTTTACAGAACATATTTATCACACAACGAAGCTATTGACCTAGCAGACGAGGCTCTGGAAAGACATCCAAATGTGCGCTACCTGAAAAAACAGCTAGCGAATTCCTACAGATGGAAAATATTTTCAAAGGAGGACAGTCCGAGGAGGCAGAGCATGTGCGACAGAGCCATCAGTCTCTATACAGATGTGATCTCACTCTATCCAGAGACATCACTAAAGGTCAAACTGGAGCTTGCAAGCATCTACGCAGAATCAGACATTGACAGGACAGAACTAGCCAATCAGATCTATGAGAATTTATTGTCCAGCGAGCAGGATCCATACGAGTTGCAGATGCTCTACTTCCATTACGCTACATACAAAAACTTCCACATCCAGGATCGCAATGCATCAATTGATTATCACAAGAAGGCAGCAGAAATACCAAATCCTAACAAATACGGTAAAAAGAGTTTCAACATCTTGAGGAAGATTGAACAACGGGGAAGAAATCGAAGATGTGCAGAAATCTTGGAATTTCTCGAAAACCTTTCTTCTCACAATGAATAA
- the prpf38a gene encoding pre-mRNA-splicing factor 38A, with protein MANRTVKDANSIHGTNPQYLVEKIIRTRIYESKYWKEECFGLTAELVVDKAMALKFVGGVYGGNIKPTPFLCLTLKMLQIQPEKDIIVEFIKNEDFKYVRLLGAMYMRLTGTSVDCYKYLEPLYNDYRKIKSQNRNGEFELQHVDEFIDELLHAERMCDIILPRLQKRQVLEEAELLDTRISALEEDLDEVETSDEEDEEEEKPERVQTPEPHRRSYRDNDRPRRSPSPRYRRSRSPRRRSRSPKRRSPSPRRERHRSKSPRRHRSRSRERRHRSKSPGHHRSHRHRSHSKSPERSSKKSHKKSRRGNE; from the exons ATGGCAAATAGGACTGTTAAAGATGCAAACAGTATACATGGAACAAATCCACAATATTTGGTAGAGAAAATTATTCGTACTCGAATTTATGAATCAAAATATTGGAAAGAAGAATGCTTTGGACTGACTG CCGAACTTGTCGTTGACAAAGCCATGGCGCTGAAGTTTGTCGGAGGAGTCTATGGAGGAAATATCAAACCTACACCGTTTCTGTGTCTCACTCTGAAGATGCTACAGATCCAGCCAGAAAAAGACATCATTGTAGAATTCATCAAGAATGAGGATTTCAA GTATGTCCGCTTGCTAGGGGCAATGTACATGAGGTTGACTGGGACATCAGTGGATTGCTACAAATACCTGGAACCACTGTACAACGACTACCGAAAAATCAAGAGTCAGAACCGAAATGGAG AGTTTGAGCTGCAACATGTAGATGAGTTCATTGATGAACTGCTACACGCTGAGAGAATGTGTGACATCATCCTTCCCAGGCTTCAG AAAAGGCAGGTCCTTGAGGAGGCGGAGTTGTTAGACACACGCATCAGCGCCTTAGAAGAGGACCTGGATGAAGTGGAGACCAGTGACGAGGAAGACGAAGAAGAGGAGAAG CCAGAGAGAGTTCAGACCCCGGAGCCCCACAGACGGAGTTATCGGGACAACGACCGCCCTCGCCGTTCGCCCTCTCCACGCTACAGACGCAGCCGTTCACCCAGACG GAGGAGCAGATCACCCAAGAGACGAAG CCCATCCCCCAGACGAGAGCGCCACCGCAGCAAAAGTCCCCGTCGCCACCGCAGCCGCTCCCGAGAGAGACGTCACCGCTCAAAGTCCCCAG GCCATCACAGAAGCCACAGGCATCGCAGTCACTCCAAATCCCCAGAGAG GAGTTCAAAAAAGAGCCACAAGAAGAGTCGAAGAGGGAACGAGTGA